The following are encoded in a window of Scleropages formosus chromosome 7, fSclFor1.1, whole genome shotgun sequence genomic DNA:
- the LOC108929058 gene encoding uncharacterized protein LOC108929058 has protein sequence MNEDVYEVRDGNEYRYLVQEEGEEEVRYCRRNYVNPFLVPSRKCIFFISCIVLSLLILAGYLAYMAEMPPHGFATVPTDCGKVSGHWRSGAYSFKGIPYAAPPVRDRRWKPPVDLRMSGLCWRGTYDATYFRNVCAQVQPLDENGKVQGEEDCLYLNVWTPTLQKDARLPVMVWIHGGYLHMLSGSEEGYSPKEELAASTGVVYVSFNYRLNAFGFLALSLLRQNSPTKTSGNYGFMDQIAALQWVKRNINLFGGDPGRVTIFGQSSGGTSVWTLMMSPLAKGLFHRAIDMSGSYVYNSPLKKAEKDNLVFLNKSGCSTLECLQKLSKTQVLQAIPWKEYPFWAAEDLADIPVKERFDGPVAVVDGHVLLAPPFETWEKGSGYTDVPFVIGTTEQEVDWCPVYENISLWTWDDYHWFVTEKLSPFGAELAKQAIELYPSSAKCPINDRCPERLFTTLVSDMRVTCPAHDKARRAAKALKSPVYRYLVTHTPSREAKVSKLLPFQSRFSFHVLDALAFFNNLKWALGEMSAEDEGFQQLMRKYFVHFAKTGAMPMEWPRYPSHVAMLSSNFSAAQNYSAARCQLWEKNGFFSYAWIN, from the exons ATGAACGAAGACGTCTACGAGGTGCGGGACGGAAATGAGTACCGCTACCTTGTtcaggaagagggagaggaagaggtgCGGTACTGCAGGCGCAACTATGTGAACCCGTTCCTGGTCCCCTCTCGCAAGTGCATCTTCTTCATCAGCTGCATAGTGCTGTCTCTCCTGATCCTGGCCGGGTACCTGGCCTACATGGCCGAAATGCCCCCACACGGCTTTGCCACCGTTCCCACTGACTGCGGCAAAGTGAGCGGTCACTGGAGGAGCGGAGCGTATTCCTTCAAGGGGATCCCTTATGCTGCCCCTCCAGTCAGGGACAGGAGGTGGAAGCCCCCAGTCGACCTCCGGATGTCTGGCCTCTGCTGGAGGGGGACCTACGATGCCACCTACTTCCGCAATGTGTGCGCCCAGGTGCAGCCCCTGGATGAGAACGGCAAGGTGCAAGGGGAGGAGGACTGCCTGTACCTGAATGTATGGACCCCGACCTTGCAGAAAGACGCCAGGCTGCCTGTGATGGTTTGGATTCATGGGGGTTACCTGCACATGCTCAGTGGCTCCGAGGAAGGCTACTCGCCCAAAGAGGAGTTGGCCGCCAGTACTGGAGTGGTTTACGTTAGTTTTAACTACCGCCTGAATGCTTTCGGGTTCCTTGCCTTATCACTTCTTAGACAGAACTCTCCAACCAAAACCTCCG GAAATTATGGCTTCATGGATCAGATAGCAGCTCTGCAGTGGGTCAAGAGGAATATAAACCTGTTTGGTGGAGATCCAGGACGGGTCACTATATTTGGACAAAGCTCAG GGGGGACATCAGTGTGGACATTGATGATGTCACCACTTGCCAAGGGCCTGTTCCACAGGGCAATTGACATGAGTGGCTCCTATGTTTACAACAGCCCCCTGAAGAAGGCCGAGAAGGACAACCTCGTGTTCCTCAATAAGTCTGGATGCAGCACCTTGGAGTGTCTTCAGAAGCTCTCAAAGACCCAAGTTCTCCAG GCAATACCATGGAAGGAGTACCCTTTTTGGGCAGCAGAAGATCTTGCAGACATTCCAGTAAAGGAGCGTTTTGATGGACCAGTGGCTGTGGTGGATGGACACGTTCTGCTCGCTCCTCCCTTTGAGACCTGGGAGAAAGGCAGTGGCTACACCGACGTTCCATTTGTCATCGGCACCACTGAGCAGGAAGTGGACTGGTG TCCAGTTTATGAGAACATTTCACTCTGGACTTGGGATGACTATCATTGGTTTGTGACTG AGAAATTGTCACCTTTTGGAGCGGAGCTCGCCAAACAGGCCATTGAGCTGTATCCCAGCTCTGCCAAGTGTCCCATCAATGACCGCTGCCCTGAGAGACTTTTCACCACACTGGTGTCTGACATGAGAGTCACCTGTCCAGCTCACGATAAGGCCAGGAGAGCTGCAA AAGCCCTGAAGAGCCCTGTGTACCGCTACTTAGTGACCCACACACCGTCCAGAGAAGCAAAGGTCTCtaaactgctgccttttcaaAGTCGCTTCTCCTTCCATGTACTGGATGCCTTGGCATTCTTTAATAATCTGAAATGGGCACTGGGAGAGATGAGTGCAGAAGACGAAGGCTTTCAGCAGCTTATGAGAAAGTACTTTGTACACTTTGCAAAAACAG GAGCCATGCCAATGGAATGGCCCAGATACCCATCCCATGTGGCAATGCTGTCCAGCAACTTCTCTGCAGCTCAGAATTACTCTGCTGCTCGCTGTCAGCTCTGGGAGAAAAATGGGTTCTTCTCGTACGCATGGATCAACTAA